A part of Paenibacillus sp. 481 genomic DNA contains:
- a CDS encoding non-ribosomal peptide synthetase codes for MNDLFEKQKLFWSNKFDEDDRITSLPYYRTSRSSSSPSQVQSLYCLLPSHLSQRILTIGGESHQGVFLILLAGIKIMLHKYTGKEHIILGIPTIRSASEPLFTDQLTLLKSHVTHQHSFKSLLHQMRLSVSQSVKNQDVPFWHYSDKLHVPSNISGKPIIHTIVSLQELHEYDCNSYAAWDIMFRFNLADDGLHLRVLYNDNLYDEAYIGQFIEHLHYVLSIILFQSNLELGKVELVPEEEKAHILHDFNDTASSFPQDKTVHQLFEEQVSHTPNHIAIVFEDEQITYQELNERANQLARMLQAEGVQADQLVGLMTERSLDMIVGMLAILKAGGAYVPIDPEFPEARVRHIFADSGIKLLLTQQRMQDRVAAHFSGKVVLLEKDHSRNMDRSNLESITGPNHLIYVLYTSGTTGHPKGVMVEHQSVVNTVSWYYRQYVLSITQHVLLTAEYTFDPSVEQIFGTLLHGATLHGIKKDKLLQPSYVAEYLRKYDINVIDTSPILMQQLLVDRERIDCLQIVICGGERLEDRLKDRILQQGYTLYNHYGPTETTIDALVSRCEAEVRVSLGKPIPNTHVYILDEQRQLQPIGVIGELYIAGKGVARGYVNRPDLTAEKFVDNPFVPDQRMYRTGDLARWLPDGNVEFIGRADDQVKIRGYRIELGEVESQLVNVESVKDAVVIVRADEAGQQQLCAYFVAKRELTIREVRSKLSRTLPAYMVPSYFVQLDKMPLTSNGKLDRKALPTPENGMQTGMEYVAPRTEVEQVLVSIWQDVLGASTISVHDSFFDLGGDSIKSIQVASRLFHAGYKLEIKELFQRPILSDLSKYVQPLGRIAEQGEITGAVKLTPIMRWFYEQQMTDAHHYNESVLFYRESGFDEAVIRNVFTEIVEQHDALRMVFQETESGVVAWNRGIDESELYSLEVVDLKDEANVAGAIEAKATAIQASINLRDGPLMKLGLFRCADGDHLLIVIHHLVIDDVSWRILFEDIALGFKQADQGESIQLPQKTDSFQLWAEKLEKYAQGEEMEREQEYWDKIEMETFTRLPKDDVVDQSLLSDSGCVTVKWTMRETEQLLNQTKRAYNTEVNDLLLTALGTAVHKWTGTERVLVNLEGHGRESILTDIDISRTIGWFASQFPVALEMKSGQDVSRRIKEVKEGLRQIPQKGIGYGIWRYMSESNDRIDEQRKRTFNALPEITYNYLGHFDQGIQDLKSTAIQFSPYSSGVNMSEHMVRNHALVINGEIIDDVLSLSISYSAKEYRKESIEQFAELFRESLRIIIQHCVNKERVELTPSDVSLKGITLDDLDELVEQTKHVGVMEDVYPLTPMQVGMLFHNLKDSNSGAYNEQTIFDLKGSFNLEIFKQSLELLTYRHQIFRTNFYSDWKGQPLQVVYRNRKIKWHLEDLRHLNEHECQLYVESFTQQDEARRYDLAKDELIRISILRTGEEVYRFIWSFHHILMDGWCMEIVSQEAFGSYFQLLDQRPPELPPVAPYSRYIEWLARQDQAAAANYWRQYLDSYEHRTTLPKLKQQENEKMKENSCQIEQLNHALGRTMTEQMNRVAKQYKVTINTLLQTVWGIVLQKYNGHSDVVFGSVVSGRPSEIPDVESIIGLFINTIPVRIHSEAMDTFADVMVRTQHQAIASSSYANYPLYEIQTLTHHKHELIDHLIVFQNTPIGNQIEQLSNDVLASFTIEGVDTVDQTNYDLNVIIVPGDDIHICYSYNTHVFARESMERLQRHVLQIIEQVVSDPHVRISDLDIISAAEKAEIIDVFNGTTADYARDKTIHQLFEDQVERTPDQVAVVFGTEQLTYREINERANQFARTLRKRGVQSGSVVGLMVDRSPNMIAGVFSILKSGGCFVPIDPQYPIERIKYMMENSGIGILLTETVQMQRMQTQFPDVELVDLQYVQHKLENVCNEDRIEDGDTRANIAVATDPLYIIYTSGTTGTPKGVVLEHRNMVNLLHYQYTFTNITYDKRVLQYFTSSFDMCYLELFSTLAAGGCLFIIEEDVKKDVHHLLAFIERSNIDVVLLPTALTKFLFLEEGFVEQFPSSVKHIVTAGEQLILPEALASFLRRNQVCLHNHYGPSETHVATTLTIHPAEAVAGVPTIGKPISNTAIYILSEAGMLQPVGIAGELYIAGDCVGKGYVGREDVTNEKFGDDPFGVHGRCYRTGDLAKWLPDGTIEYLGRIDHQVKIRGYRIEVGEIEACMMNMDTVKEAIVLARDDDNGQKHLCAYFVASKADHLTKELIVNELRAALSTQLPSYMIPSYYVRLENMPFTKNGKIDLRVLQAMEYVVQTNAYYEAPQNEMEHALIELWQSQLGVNNIGVHDDFFELGGHSLKALSIMINMEKLGYVVSLSDIYFYKTIRQLSDYLQSQLERNDLIQSVDEAMAELHHMIRAQFEWKSYFIFDTHSTTRARNILFATVLLSQAQMEQINQIFQKQVSKELHPHYVVSHHLKKDLDRYNGPIAEQQLYDLIGLRKMNEQGISELLLSIEEDYLKKDEWLKRNNVSHQYPLGPIQKLQISFETPVSMSTFELDEIIDASLLEQAYAQIVAEQGLLRSLAVDRESDVYWQEYEYSSLTPLNLLVIDLSEYALTEEFEAALDQKLSEIKYNGEQILYQTIVFKRNLREHVVVFLYHHVIFDRATGEIVERQFLSNYRSFVLGQQEQQEVLRSYEDYVEQIYKGPQHITEQELVDVFDLEQFYSSKIAALELTSERKSAQSYEFGIQVPTSNRSMEFALSVYTKGISEYFGLEKVPLLFVYEGRNYEAGSYYNTVGEFIDFIPMLLHSHLKQAAISDIVRNRLDYLRKCNVNFLHLLTHKGCQRDWGRINEFVHFGEQFETADIFMFNFLGNIAVESDQDKFEEDQVQVLPNPLPIHSLMNCITHTYKEGLDFQIRCSYEINPHVLRSIFTRIACIENGTEGADLR; via the coding sequence TTGAACGATTTATTTGAGAAACAGAAATTGTTTTGGAGTAATAAATTTGATGAGGATGATCGTATAACAAGTCTTCCATATTATCGAACATCACGCAGTTCGAGCAGTCCGAGTCAAGTTCAATCCTTATATTGTCTGTTACCGTCGCACCTATCTCAACGAATATTGACGATAGGAGGGGAATCCCATCAAGGTGTTTTTTTAATCCTGTTAGCTGGAATTAAGATTATGTTGCATAAATATACGGGGAAAGAACACATCATCCTAGGCATTCCGACGATACGCTCAGCAAGTGAACCTCTATTTACAGACCAGCTTACTTTATTGAAAAGTCATGTCACTCATCAGCATTCGTTTAAAAGTTTACTCCATCAAATGAGACTATCGGTCAGTCAATCTGTGAAAAATCAGGACGTCCCATTTTGGCATTACTCAGACAAGCTACATGTGCCTTCCAATATTAGTGGGAAACCCATTATTCATACCATTGTTTCTTTACAGGAGCTTCATGAATATGATTGCAATAGCTATGCGGCTTGGGATATTATGTTCCGATTTAATTTAGCTGACGATGGCCTTCATTTGCGAGTGTTATATAACGATAACTTATATGATGAGGCCTATATAGGACAGTTTATTGAGCACCTTCATTATGTATTATCTATAATTTTGTTCCAATCAAACCTTGAATTAGGAAAAGTAGAACTTGTACCAGAAGAAGAAAAGGCACACATACTGCATGACTTTAACGACACAGCGAGCTCTTTTCCGCAAGACAAGACCGTTCACCAACTGTTTGAAGAACAGGTCTCCCACACGCCAAATCATATCGCTATTGTATTCGAAGATGAGCAAATAACGTATCAGGAATTAAATGAACGAGCAAATCAGCTGGCGCGAATGTTACAAGCTGAAGGCGTGCAAGCAGACCAACTCGTTGGGCTGATGACAGAGCGATCATTAGACATGATCGTGGGTATGTTAGCGATTTTGAAAGCGGGTGGTGCTTACGTACCGATTGATCCGGAGTTCCCTGAAGCGCGTGTCCGACACATATTTGCAGATTCGGGAATAAAGCTACTTCTTACGCAGCAGCGTATGCAGGATCGAGTGGCTGCTCATTTTTCAGGTAAGGTCGTGCTACTGGAGAAGGATCATTCTCGCAACATGGACCGTTCAAACCTAGAATCGATTACTGGTCCGAATCACTTAATCTACGTTCTATACACTTCAGGTACAACAGGACATCCAAAAGGGGTCATGGTTGAACACCAAAGCGTTGTAAATACTGTGAGCTGGTACTATAGGCAATATGTGTTATCGATAACACAACACGTGCTGTTGACGGCGGAATACACGTTTGATCCAAGTGTTGAGCAAATATTCGGTACGCTGTTGCATGGCGCCACGTTGCATGGTATCAAAAAAGATAAGCTGTTACAACCATCCTATGTGGCGGAATATTTGCGCAAATATGACATTAACGTAATTGATACTTCTCCGATATTAATGCAACAATTGCTAGTCGATCGCGAGCGGATCGATTGCTTGCAAATTGTTATTTGCGGGGGCGAGCGGCTTGAAGACCGGCTGAAGGATAGGATCCTGCAGCAAGGATACACCTTGTACAATCATTATGGCCCGACAGAGACCACAATAGATGCACTTGTTAGCCGCTGTGAAGCAGAGGTGAGGGTGTCACTAGGGAAACCGATTCCGAATACGCACGTGTATATTTTGGACGAGCAGCGCCAATTGCAGCCGATTGGTGTGATCGGCGAACTGTATATTGCAGGTAAGGGTGTGGCGAGAGGATATGTGAATCGTCCGGACCTGACCGCGGAAAAGTTCGTAGACAACCCGTTTGTGCCTGATCAACGAATGTATCGTACGGGCGATTTGGCACGCTGGTTGCCGGATGGGAACGTGGAGTTTATCGGGAGAGCTGACGATCAAGTGAAAATTCGTGGCTATCGGATCGAACTTGGTGAAGTTGAATCCCAGTTGGTAAACGTCGAGTCGGTGAAGGACGCCGTTGTGATCGTGAGAGCAGATGAAGCCGGACAACAACAGTTGTGTGCCTACTTTGTGGCTAAGCGTGAGTTGACCATTAGGGAGGTAAGAAGCAAACTGTCCCGAACGTTACCGGCATATATGGTGCCGTCATATTTTGTGCAACTAGATAAGATGCCGCTGACTTCGAATGGCAAGCTAGATCGTAAAGCATTGCCAACCCCAGAGAATGGCATGCAGACAGGCATGGAGTATGTCGCGCCACGTACAGAGGTGGAGCAAGTACTCGTGAGCATTTGGCAGGATGTGTTGGGCGCATCGACGATAAGTGTCCATGATAGCTTTTTTGATCTTGGCGGGGATTCGATTAAATCGATTCAAGTAGCGTCAAGGCTGTTCCATGCAGGATACAAGCTGGAAATAAAAGAGTTGTTTCAGCGTCCTATTCTGTCTGATTTAAGTAAATACGTGCAGCCGCTTGGTCGTATTGCGGAGCAAGGGGAAATCACAGGAGCTGTGAAGCTTACTCCGATTATGCGCTGGTTCTATGAGCAGCAAATGACAGATGCTCATCACTATAACGAATCGGTGCTTTTTTACCGGGAGAGTGGGTTCGATGAAGCGGTAATACGGAACGTTTTTACGGAGATTGTCGAGCAGCATGATGCGCTGCGAATGGTGTTCCAGGAGACGGAAAGCGGAGTAGTGGCTTGGAATCGTGGGATCGACGAAAGTGAGCTGTATAGCTTGGAAGTCGTTGACCTCAAAGATGAAGCGAACGTGGCTGGCGCGATTGAAGCGAAGGCTACGGCCATTCAGGCGAGTATCAATTTAAGAGATGGTCCGTTAATGAAACTCGGATTATTTCGTTGTGCCGATGGTGATCATTTGCTGATTGTGATTCATCACTTGGTCATTGATGATGTATCTTGGCGTATCTTGTTTGAAGATATTGCGCTGGGCTTCAAGCAAGCGGATCAGGGCGAGAGCATTCAGCTTCCGCAAAAAACGGATTCCTTCCAGTTGTGGGCTGAAAAACTGGAAAAATATGCGCAGGGCGAAGAGATGGAGCGCGAGCAGGAGTACTGGGACAAAATTGAAATGGAAACGTTTACGAGACTGCCAAAAGATGATGTGGTAGATCAGTCACTGTTAAGCGACAGCGGATGTGTAACCGTGAAATGGACGATGCGGGAGACGGAGCAACTGTTGAACCAAACGAAGCGGGCTTACAACACGGAAGTGAACGATTTGTTGCTTACCGCGTTAGGAACAGCAGTTCATAAGTGGACCGGAACTGAGCGTGTGCTAGTGAATTTGGAAGGTCACGGTCGAGAGTCCATTCTCACAGACATCGATATTTCACGGACGATTGGCTGGTTCGCAAGTCAATTCCCTGTTGCGCTGGAAATGAAATCAGGTCAAGACGTATCGAGACGCATCAAGGAAGTGAAAGAAGGACTACGCCAAATTCCACAAAAGGGAATTGGATATGGAATATGGCGATATATGTCTGAATCTAACGACCGGATCGATGAACAACGTAAACGTACGTTTAACGCATTACCGGAGATTACCTATAACTATCTAGGGCATTTCGATCAAGGCATACAGGACTTGAAAAGCACAGCTATTCAATTTTCTCCGTACTCAAGTGGTGTAAATATGAGTGAGCATATGGTTCGTAATCATGCGCTGGTTATTAATGGGGAAATTATAGATGACGTGTTATCATTGTCCATCAGTTACAGCGCTAAAGAGTATCGCAAGGAAAGCATCGAACAATTTGCAGAGTTATTTAGAGAAAGTTTACGGATAATCATTCAGCATTGTGTAAACAAAGAGCGGGTAGAGTTGACACCCAGCGATGTCTCGCTTAAAGGAATCACATTAGATGACCTAGATGAACTTGTCGAGCAAACTAAGCATGTAGGTGTGATGGAAGATGTGTATCCACTAACACCGATGCAAGTAGGCATGTTATTTCACAACTTGAAAGATTCGAATTCTGGCGCCTACAATGAACAAACGATTTTTGATTTAAAAGGAAGCTTTAACCTAGAAATATTTAAACAGAGCTTGGAGCTGCTGACATATCGACACCAGATTTTCAGAACGAATTTCTACAGTGACTGGAAGGGACAACCTTTACAAGTTGTATACCGGAATAGAAAGATTAAATGGCATTTAGAAGATTTGCGTCATTTGAATGAGCATGAATGTCAATTGTATGTGGAGTCATTTACGCAACAGGACGAAGCTAGAAGGTACGACCTTGCGAAAGATGAACTGATTCGAATATCGATTTTGCGCACGGGAGAAGAGGTTTATCGCTTTATCTGGAGCTTCCATCATATTTTGATGGATGGTTGGTGCATGGAAATTGTTTCACAAGAAGCGTTTGGCAGTTACTTTCAATTGTTGGACCAACGGCCGCCAGAGTTACCTCCAGTAGCTCCTTATAGCCGTTATATCGAATGGTTGGCACGTCAGGATCAAGCAGCAGCGGCCAATTACTGGCGGCAATACTTAGACAGCTACGAACACCGAACGACGTTACCGAAGCTAAAGCAGCAAGAAAATGAAAAAATGAAAGAGAACAGTTGCCAAATTGAGCAATTGAATCATGCATTAGGAAGAACGATGACTGAGCAAATGAATCGTGTGGCCAAGCAGTATAAAGTCACCATTAATACACTGCTACAAACGGTATGGGGAATTGTTCTACAGAAATATAACGGTCATAGTGATGTGGTATTTGGCAGTGTTGTGTCCGGGAGGCCGTCAGAAATCCCAGATGTAGAAAGCATAATTGGCTTGTTTATTAATACAATTCCAGTTCGTATTCATAGTGAGGCCATGGATACTTTTGCGGATGTGATGGTGAGAACACAACATCAAGCGATAGCCTCAAGCAGCTATGCTAATTATCCGCTTTATGAGATCCAGACACTGACGCATCATAAGCACGAGTTAATCGATCATCTTATTGTGTTTCAGAACACCCCGATTGGGAATCAGATCGAGCAGTTAAGTAACGATGTTCTGGCCAGCTTTACCATTGAGGGTGTGGATACGGTTGATCAAACAAACTATGATTTGAACGTGATCATTGTCCCAGGCGATGATATTCACATATGCTACAGCTATAACACCCATGTGTTCGCTCGAGAGAGTATGGAACGGCTTCAAAGACATGTGCTGCAAATCATTGAGCAGGTCGTGAGTGATCCGCATGTTCGTATAAGTGATCTTGATATCATTTCAGCAGCAGAAAAAGCGGAAATCATCGATGTGTTTAATGGAACGACAGCCGACTATGCCCGAGATAAGACCATTCATCAGCTATTTGAAGATCAAGTGGAGCGGACGCCGGATCAAGTGGCTGTGGTGTTTGGTACGGAACAGTTGACGTATCGTGAAATAAATGAGAGGGCAAATCAATTTGCGCGAACATTGCGAAAACGGGGTGTGCAATCTGGCAGTGTCGTCGGTCTGATGGTAGATCGATCACCGAATATGATAGCTGGGGTATTTAGCATATTGAAGTCTGGAGGATGCTTCGTTCCCATTGATCCGCAGTATCCCATTGAACGAATCAAGTACATGATGGAGAACAGCGGCATTGGCATATTACTGACAGAAACGGTTCAAATGCAGCGTATGCAGACACAGTTTCCTGATGTAGAGCTAGTGGATTTACAATATGTGCAACATAAGCTTGAGAACGTGTGCAACGAGGATCGGATTGAAGATGGGGATACAAGAGCCAATATCGCAGTAGCAACAGATCCGCTGTATATCATTTATACATCGGGTACGACCGGTACTCCGAAGGGTGTAGTTCTGGAGCATCGCAACATGGTTAATTTGCTACATTATCAGTATACTTTTACGAATATCACCTATGATAAGCGGGTGCTGCAATATTTCACGAGCAGCTTTGATATGTGCTATCTAGAGTTGTTCTCAACATTAGCAGCTGGTGGATGCTTATTCATCATCGAAGAAGATGTGAAAAAAGATGTCCATCACTTGTTGGCCTTCATAGAGCGCTCGAATATAGATGTCGTGTTGCTGCCTACAGCACTGACCAAGTTTTTATTTTTGGAAGAAGGATTTGTAGAGCAGTTCCCCAGCTCCGTCAAACATATCGTGACAGCAGGAGAACAACTCATTTTGCCGGAAGCGCTCGCAAGCTTTTTGCGTCGGAATCAAGTCTGTCTGCACAATCATTACGGTCCGTCGGAAACTCACGTAGCGACAACGTTGACCATTCACCCAGCAGAAGCGGTGGCAGGTGTACCTACAATTGGAAAGCCAATTTCGAATACCGCCATTTACATTTTATCGGAAGCAGGAATGCTTCAGCCTGTAGGCATTGCCGGTGAATTGTATATTGCAGGGGATTGTGTGGGTAAAGGGTATGTGGGAAGAGAAGATGTGACGAATGAAAAATTTGGAGATGATCCTTTCGGCGTACATGGCAGATGTTATCGCACGGGTGACTTAGCGAAATGGTTGCCGGATGGCACGATTGAGTATTTGGGTCGTATCGATCATCAAGTCAAAATTCGCGGTTATCGGATTGAAGTTGGCGAGATCGAAGCTTGTATGATGAATATGGACACGGTCAAAGAAGCGATCGTGTTGGCACGAGATGATGATAACGGACAGAAGCATTTATGTGCTTACTTTGTGGCTAGTAAGGCTGATCATCTAACCAAGGAGCTGATAGTAAACGAACTGCGAGCAGCGTTATCTACTCAATTGCCAAGTTATATGATACCGTCCTACTATGTAAGACTAGAGAACATGCCTTTCACAAAAAACGGAAAAATTGATTTGAGAGTACTGCAGGCCATGGAATATGTGGTACAAACAAACGCATATTATGAAGCCCCACAAAATGAGATGGAACATGCACTTATTGAATTGTGGCAGAGCCAATTAGGCGTTAACAACATAGGCGTGCATGATGATTTTTTTGAATTGGGTGGTCACTCGCTTAAAGCACTATCGATTATGATTAATATGGAGAAACTGGGCTATGTTGTATCTTTGTCTGACATCTATTTTTACAAGACAATAAGACAGCTTAGTGATTACCTCCAATCCCAATTGGAGCGGAATGATTTAATTCAATCGGTTGATGAGGCTATGGCCGAGTTACATCATATGATCAGGGCTCAATTCGAGTGGAAATCTTATTTTATCTTCGATACTCATTCTACAACTAGAGCACGAAACATCCTTTTTGCAACAGTTCTGCTGAGCCAAGCTCAGATGGAACAGATCAATCAGATTTTTCAAAAGCAAGTCAGTAAAGAACTTCATCCGCATTATGTCGTTTCTCATCACCTGAAGAAAGATTTAGATCGCTATAACGGACCTATAGCAGAACAGCAATTATACGACCTAATTGGTCTTAGAAAAATGAATGAACAAGGGATATCGGAGTTGCTGCTTTCCATTGAAGAAGATTACTTGAAAAAAGACGAGTGGCTTAAGAGAAATAACGTTTCTCACCAATATCCGCTAGGACCTATTCAGAAGTTGCAAATTTCGTTTGAGACACCTGTAAGTATGAGTACATTTGAATTAGATGAAATTATCGATGCTTCTTTACTTGAGCAAGCTTATGCTCAAATTGTTGCGGAACAGGGATTGTTAAGAAGCCTTGCTGTTGATAGAGAGAGTGATGTTTATTGGCAGGAGTATGAGTACAGTTCGTTAACTCCTCTTAACTTGTTAGTGATTGATTTATCTGAATATGCACTAACCGAGGAATTTGAGGCAGCACTCGACCAGAAATTGTCGGAAATCAAATATAACGGAGAGCAGATTTTATACCAAACCATCGTATTTAAGCGCAATTTACGGGAGCATGTTGTCGTTTTTCTGTATCATCATGTTATTTTTGACCGTGCAACAGGTGAAATTGTGGAGCGGCAATTCCTCTCTAACTACCGTTCATTCGTACTCGGGCAACAAGAGCAACAGGAAGTTCTGAGATCGTATGAAGACTATGTTGAGCAGATTTATAAAGGTCCGCAGCATATAACGGAGCAAGAGCTGGTCGATGTATTTGATCTAGAGCAATTTTACAGCAGTAAAATAGCGGCTTTAGAGCTAACGAGCGAACGGAAAAGTGCGCAGTCCTATGAGTTTGGCATTCAGGTTCCGACTTCTAATCGTTCAATGGAATTTGCGTTATCCGTCTATACAAAGGGGATAAGCGAATATTTTGGCCTTGAAAAAGTGCCGCTTCTGTTCGTGTACGAGGGTAGAAATTACGAAGCAGGTTCCTATTACAATACAGTAGGAGAATTTATCGATTTTATTCCGATGTTGCTTCACTCTCATTTGAAGCAGGCAGCGATATCAGATATCGTACGCAATAGACTAGACTATTTGCGAAAATGCAATGTTAACTTTTTGCATTTATTAACGCATAAAGGTTGCCAAAGAGATTGGGGGCGAATCAACGAGTTTGTCCATTTTGGCGAGCAGTTTGAAACAGCCGACATATTTATGTTCAATTTTTTAGGGAATATTGCGGTTGAGAGCGATCAGGATAAATTTGAAGAAGATCAGGTTCAGGTGTTACCTAATCCTTTGCCGATACATTCTTTAATGAATTGTATTACCCACACGTATAAAGAGGGATTGGATTTTCAAATTCGTTGCAGCTATGAGATTAACCCTCATGTCTTAAGATCTATTTTCACTCGGATTGCATGTATTGAGAATGGAACGGAAGGAGCAGATTTACGATGA